A part of Gemmatimonas groenlandica genomic DNA contains:
- a CDS encoding heme lyase CcmF/NrfE family subunit, which yields MILVGELSLWVALLMAAWTTTVSFSGGLQGRPDLVKSGERALYATFGFTLLASIGLWTALFMHDFSIKFVASYTSSNLPKIYTFTAFWAGQSGSMLFWALILTTYSAIAVFSNRKTNRAMMPYVTGTLGIICLFFLMTMCFGANPYERLDWIPPEGRGMNPQLQNPGMAIHPPMLYLGLVGTAIPFAFAIGALVTRKLDTQWLGAVRRWALLSWFFLTIGIVLGMWWAYVELGWAGYWAWDAVENSSFLPWLTITAFLHSIMIQEKRGMLRKWNVTLVAMSFLLTILGTFITRSGIIESVHAFAQSPVGDWFLGFLIVAAISTAYLVSTRLNDLQANAELESMVSREAAFLYNNLVLVGICFATLWGVLFPILSEWVKGDKITVGPPFFNAVNGPLGLLLLALTGIGPLIAWRRASISNLKRQFTWPVISGVVTFAVLFAMGMRQMYALVSYLLAGFVFGTIIQEFVKGIGARRRMYGEGLFGASMRLIGRNRRRYGGYIVHFGVVILFCAFAGLMFKKDLTATLKAGESVKAKDSYGSEWVFTSQGISSFEQLNRRVVAASFSVTRDGKSMGILSSEKRQHVNAAGEPTFEPSTEVGILESPKQDVYLVFTGAVDRETAAIHINFNPLVWWVWFGGIIMAFGGLIVMWPQAVRAEREGGYVAELPSESTMTLVGAGA from the coding sequence ATGATTCTCGTTGGTGAATTGTCGCTCTGGGTCGCCCTGTTGATGGCGGCCTGGACGACTACCGTGTCGTTCTCCGGGGGCCTGCAGGGGCGCCCTGACCTTGTGAAGAGCGGTGAGCGGGCGCTGTACGCAACGTTCGGGTTCACGTTGCTCGCGTCCATCGGGTTGTGGACCGCCCTCTTCATGCACGACTTCTCGATCAAGTTCGTGGCCTCGTACACGAGCTCGAACCTGCCGAAGATCTATACGTTCACGGCCTTCTGGGCCGGGCAGTCCGGGTCGATGCTGTTCTGGGCGTTGATTCTGACCACGTATTCGGCGATCGCGGTCTTTTCGAATCGCAAGACGAATCGCGCCATGATGCCGTATGTCACCGGGACCTTGGGCATCATCTGCCTGTTCTTCCTGATGACGATGTGCTTCGGCGCCAATCCGTACGAGCGCCTCGATTGGATTCCGCCCGAAGGTCGCGGCATGAATCCGCAGCTGCAGAATCCGGGCATGGCGATCCATCCGCCGATGCTCTATCTAGGGCTTGTCGGCACGGCGATTCCGTTCGCCTTCGCGATCGGCGCACTGGTCACCCGAAAACTCGACACGCAGTGGCTTGGTGCCGTTCGCCGTTGGGCGTTGCTGTCGTGGTTCTTCCTGACCATCGGCATCGTGCTTGGTATGTGGTGGGCGTACGTAGAACTCGGCTGGGCCGGCTACTGGGCTTGGGATGCCGTCGAGAATTCGTCGTTCCTGCCCTGGCTCACGATCACGGCGTTCCTGCACAGCATCATGATCCAGGAAAAGCGCGGCATGCTGCGCAAGTGGAACGTGACACTGGTGGCGATGTCGTTCCTGCTCACGATCCTCGGCACGTTCATCACGCGTAGCGGCATCATCGAGAGCGTCCATGCCTTCGCGCAGTCGCCCGTGGGTGACTGGTTCCTCGGCTTCCTCATCGTCGCCGCGATCAGCACCGCGTATCTCGTGTCCACGCGCCTGAACGATCTGCAGGCGAACGCCGAACTCGAAAGCATGGTGAGCCGCGAGGCGGCGTTCTTGTACAACAACCTCGTGCTGGTCGGTATCTGCTTCGCCACGCTGTGGGGGGTGCTCTTCCCGATTCTCAGCGAGTGGGTGAAGGGCGACAAGATCACGGTGGGTCCGCCGTTCTTTAATGCGGTCAATGGCCCGCTCGGTCTGCTGCTGCTCGCGCTCACCGGCATCGGCCCGCTGATCGCGTGGCGTCGCGCATCCATTTCGAATCTCAAGCGGCAGTTCACTTGGCCGGTCATCTCCGGCGTGGTCACCTTCGCGGTGCTGTTCGCGATGGGCATGCGCCAGATGTATGCGCTGGTGTCGTACCTGCTGGCCGGTTTCGTCTTCGGCACGATCATTCAGGAGTTCGTCAAGGGCATCGGCGCGCGTCGCCGGATGTACGGCGAGGGCTTGTTCGGCGCCTCCATGCGCCTGATCGGCCGCAACCGTCGTCGCTACGGCGGCTATATCGTGCACTTCGGCGTGGTCATTCTCTTCTGCGCCTTCGCCGGTCTGATGTTCAAGAAGGACCTCACGGCCACGCTCAAGGCTGGCGAGTCGGTGAAGGCGAAGGATTCGTACGGCAGCGAGTGGGTGTTCACGAGTCAGGGCATCTCGTCGTTCGAGCAGCTCAACCGTCGGGTCGTGGCCGCGTCGTTCAGTGTCACGCGCGACGGCAAGAGCATGGGGATCCTCTCGAGCGAGAAGCGTCAGCACGTGAACGCCGCGGGCGAGCCCACGTTCGAGCCGTCCACCGAAGTCGGCATTCTCGAGTCGCCGAAGCAAGATGTGTATCTCGTGTTCACCGGAGCGGTCGACCGGGAAACGGCGGCGATTCACATCAACTTCAACCCGCTGGTGTGGTGGGTGTGGTTCGGCGGCATCATCATGGCGTTCGGTGGATTGATCGTGATGTGGCCGCAAGCAGTCCGAGCGGAGCGTGAAGGTGGCTACGTGGCGGAACTGCCGTCGGAGTCGACCATGACGTTGGTCGGGGCGGGCGCGTGA
- the glpK gene encoding glycerol kinase GlpK, producing the protein MTCVLAIDQGTTGTTCLVIGQNGRILGRAYREITQYYPQPGWVEHDAHEILDRTVAAAREAIADAGVDPIVIGITNQRETIVVWERATGRAVHHAIVWQDRRTADRCLELAPQAAMIAEKTGLVTDPYFSATKLEWLLQQPGMRERAKRGELAAGTIDSWLVWHLTGGESHVTDHTNASRTMLYDLGTHAWSPELCALFGVPADLLPRIVPSSGLIGTAVASVLGHEIPIMGIAGDQQAALFGQGGWHTGSGKNTYGTGAFLLLNTGTVRPQSATGLLTTIACDERGNPVYALEASIFIAGAAVQWLRDGLGIIADSSETEGLARSLDSNDGVYFVPALVGLGAPDWEPNARGTIVGLTRGSTRAHFARAALEAMAYATNDVLGDMRTQGGVPFDRLRVDGGATANDWLMQFQADVLGVPVERPDIVETTAMGAAGLAGLAVGLWANGDEFLAGRHFTRFIPTGDATATAGYAGWRRAVRGALSWARDTDRAL; encoded by the coding sequence ATGACGTGCGTACTAGCCATCGACCAGGGCACGACGGGCACGACCTGCCTCGTGATAGGTCAGAACGGACGGATCCTCGGACGCGCGTATCGCGAGATTACGCAGTACTACCCTCAGCCGGGGTGGGTGGAACACGACGCCCACGAAATTCTCGATCGCACCGTAGCTGCCGCTCGTGAAGCGATCGCCGACGCCGGCGTGGACCCGATCGTCATCGGGATCACCAATCAGCGCGAAACGATTGTGGTGTGGGAGCGCGCCACAGGACGGGCGGTGCATCACGCCATCGTGTGGCAGGACCGCCGCACCGCCGATCGCTGTCTCGAGCTGGCGCCGCAGGCGGCGATGATCGCGGAGAAGACGGGACTGGTGACGGACCCGTACTTCAGCGCGACGAAGCTCGAGTGGCTGCTGCAGCAGCCGGGCATGCGCGAGCGGGCGAAACGCGGTGAGTTGGCGGCCGGCACGATCGACAGTTGGCTGGTATGGCATCTCACCGGCGGCGAGTCGCATGTGACTGACCATACGAATGCGTCGAGAACGATGCTGTACGATCTCGGTACACATGCGTGGTCGCCCGAGCTGTGCGCCCTGTTCGGTGTACCGGCCGACCTGCTGCCGCGCATCGTGCCCTCGAGCGGTTTGATCGGCACGGCCGTGGCCTCCGTGCTCGGCCACGAGATCCCGATCATGGGTATCGCCGGCGACCAGCAGGCGGCGCTCTTCGGGCAGGGCGGTTGGCACACCGGGAGCGGCAAGAACACCTATGGTACTGGGGCGTTCCTGCTGCTCAACACGGGCACCGTGCGTCCACAGAGTGCGACGGGTTTGCTGACCACGATTGCTTGTGATGAGCGCGGGAACCCGGTGTATGCGCTCGAGGCGTCGATCTTCATCGCCGGCGCCGCGGTCCAGTGGCTGCGTGACGGCTTGGGCATAATCGCCGACAGTAGCGAGACGGAAGGGCTGGCGCGTTCGCTCGATAGCAACGACGGCGTGTATTTCGTGCCGGCTCTGGTCGGCTTGGGCGCGCCCGACTGGGAGCCGAACGCCCGCGGCACGATCGTCGGCCTTACCCGCGGGTCCACGCGCGCGCATTTCGCTCGCGCGGCGCTCGAGGCCATGGCCTACGCGACCAACGATGTCTTGGGGGACATGCGTACACAGGGTGGGGTCCCGTTCGACCGGTTGCGCGTTGACGGCGGCGCCACCGCCAACGACTGGCTCATGCAGTTCCAGGCCGACGTGCTTGGGGTGCCGGTCGAGCGTCCCGACATCGTGGAGACCACGGCGATGGGCGCGGCCGGTTTGGCTGGTTTGGCCGTGGGGCTCTGGGCCAACGGGGATGAGTTTCTGGCCGGGCGTCATTTCACACGGTTCATCCCTACCGGCGACGCGACAGCGACGGCGGGATATGCCGGCTGGAGACGGGCGGTCCGTGGTGCCCTGAGTTGGGCCCGTGACACCGATCGGGCACTCTGA
- a CDS encoding cytochrome c-type biogenesis protein has protein sequence MSTVRESSGGSRREFLSRAGSVAVIAVGSLVLARTGWAQDAATPQAATAPGGEEMTSDSYKPVVRPAKSNAVKQMDEKQLEAFERNLACPCPCTLDIYTCRTTDFNCGISPAVHGDIQRLVEGGYNADEIMAAMTQTYGDFILMQPRKQGFNLLAWFAPFAAIALGAVAIGALLRGWRRNADVAAAKRASAPVEIDTSIDATPDELARLQAALREER, from the coding sequence GTGAGCACGGTACGCGAATCGTCGGGCGGCTCACGCCGGGAGTTTCTCTCTCGCGCGGGATCGGTTGCCGTGATCGCCGTCGGGTCGCTGGTACTGGCGCGTACGGGGTGGGCGCAGGACGCCGCCACGCCGCAGGCCGCGACCGCGCCCGGCGGCGAAGAGATGACCTCCGATTCGTACAAGCCGGTGGTGCGACCGGCCAAGTCGAACGCCGTGAAGCAGATGGACGAGAAGCAACTCGAAGCGTTCGAGCGTAACCTCGCCTGTCCGTGTCCGTGCACGCTCGACATCTACACGTGCCGCACGACCGATTTCAATTGTGGCATCTCCCCAGCGGTGCACGGCGATATTCAGCGGCTGGTGGAAGGCGGCTACAACGCCGACGAAATCATGGCCGCGATGACGCAGACGTACGGGGACTTCATCCTCATGCAGCCGCGGAAGCAGGGGTTCAACTTGCTGGCCTGGTTTGCGCCGTTTGCCGCGATCGCGCTCGGTGCCGTTGCGATCGGCGCGCTGCTGCGCGGCTGGCGTCGGAATGCCGACGTGGCGGCGGCCAAGCGTGCCTCGGCGCCGGTGGAGATCGACACGTCGATCGATGCGACGCCCGATGAATTGGCGCGCCTCCAGGCGGCCTTGCGGGAGGAGCGCTGA
- a CDS encoding cytochrome c maturation protein CcmE has product MKARNKFLFGGVLVLGTAGYLMASSIDETATYYLTPGELASKVSENPRFVNTGVKVGARVVSGTIVRDPSGRSLTFKMTDGTKVYDVQYRGIAPDTFTDGVDVVVEGRLDANGTFQATTLLAKCASRYENAPEKYKDTPGYKQGTSATPRA; this is encoded by the coding sequence GTGAAAGCTCGAAACAAATTTCTGTTCGGCGGCGTGCTGGTGCTGGGCACCGCCGGCTATCTGATGGCCAGCTCGATCGACGAGACGGCTACCTATTATCTCACGCCGGGCGAGCTCGCGAGCAAAGTCTCCGAGAACCCGCGCTTCGTGAATACGGGTGTGAAGGTCGGCGCCCGTGTCGTCAGCGGCACGATCGTGCGTGACCCGTCGGGACGTTCGCTCACGTTCAAGATGACCGACGGCACCAAAGTGTACGACGTGCAATACCGCGGCATCGCGCCGGATACGTTCACCGATGGTGTGGACGTCGTGGTCGAGGGCCGACTCGATGCCAACGGCACCTTCCAGGCTACTACGCTGCTGGCCAAGTGTGCGTCGCGCTACGAGAACGCTCCCGAGAAGTACAAGGACACGCCCGGCTACAAGCAGGGCACGTCGGCAACCCCCCGCGCGTAG